A genomic segment from Candidatus Methanoperedens sp. encodes:
- a CDS encoding cobalamin biosynthesis protein CobM: MAHVHLPDGTFSIQWIIIWWILAIIVISLCLYWLKKIRKIDNKSITLAAMLTAASFAIFQVSIPLFGGVHMNLTPLIGILAGPAIGSIIVFIVNILSAAIGHGGWGLIGANILVNMTEVMVSYAVYKALGKLNLDTFSRAGIGTLIGLLFGNIAMILIILISGIQGVNQDITTTLYGLSLIAAVNMGVAIIESFITGYVVSYIKKVRPDMVPEVNTVGAASK; encoded by the coding sequence ATGGCGCATGTACATCTCCCGGACGGGACATTTTCAATTCAATGGATAATAATATGGTGGATTCTGGCCATCATAGTCATAAGTTTATGCCTGTATTGGTTGAAGAAAATCAGGAAAATTGACAATAAATCAATAACGCTGGCAGCGATGTTAACTGCCGCTTCTTTTGCGATATTCCAGGTCAGCATACCTTTGTTTGGGGGTGTACACATGAACTTGACACCGCTTATAGGCATACTTGCAGGGCCGGCTATTGGCAGCATTATTGTTTTCATCGTAAACATATTATCGGCTGCAATAGGTCATGGCGGATGGGGCCTGATAGGCGCAAACATACTCGTCAATATGACTGAGGTTATGGTTTCATATGCTGTATATAAGGCCCTTGGAAAGCTGAATCTCGATACGTTCTCAAGAGCCGGAATTGGAACGCTTATCGGACTTCTTTTTGGGAACATTGCAATGATATTGATAATTCTCATATCGGGAATACAGGGTGTTAACCAGGATATCACAACTACTCTCTATGGACTATCGCTCATTGCTGCTGTAAACATGGGTGTTGCAATAATAGAGTCCTTTATTACCGGGTATGTGGTATCATATATTAAGAAGGTCAGGCCCGATATGGTCCCGGAGGTGAATACTGTTGGAGCAGCCTCAAAGTAA